Genomic segment of Drosophila simulans strain w501 chromosome 2R, Prin_Dsim_3.1, whole genome shotgun sequence:
gaaataataatttaatctTATTTTATCGAAGAATAgttgtttattatttcgtaagagtaataaaatatcaattattTATCAGCAAAGCTTTTGCTTAAGCTTGAGCTTGAGATAAGCATATTTTACTAGTCAAATCTGAATAAATTTAGGAAATTCGATTTTGCAAAATCGGCAAGAAGAGATGCTTAAAACATATAGCCTAGCAATAGCAAGAATCAGATAGCAAGGGAAGATAGCAAAAGAGATGTCTACACATACAATATAGAGCCCGAAGTTGTCAACAAGTCAATGAGGGATGCAGAATGGGTAATTATTCGAgatttcagtttgtttttgatCAAGAGCACTGGAACGAGATGAAGTGGTGCGCCAAAAAAGTGGGGATTGGGTGGGTAAAAGTGGACCCCGTGGCATGCAGGCAGTTCCCAAGCAATGAATGAGGCCCAATTAGGTTAAACATCAAGTGAATTTCTTGTTTGGTGGTGCGGGTGGTTGGGTTTTAAATCTGTTATCTGGGATGGCTAGCAGGGGGTTCAAGGAGAGCGAGGGGAGCGAGGGGCGGGGTGGTGCATTCGGATTGTACTTACGGATTCGCCCAACTTGTGCAGCGAGGCGTTTATGCGGTCCGGATTGCGCGGCGGCGGCTCTGGTGGCTCGGAGGCTGCCATCGTGGGTCCGGCAGCTAGACCGTTGATTTGCATGCTAACCACCACCAACGCAAGCACctatcgcacacacactcacactcactgAGGCACCACTCTGGCtatcgcacacacaccaacCCACCGGCAAAAGGGGCGGGAAGGACGTTGTGGGGCTTTCTTCTGGGCGCCTCAACTGCCACCACTCTGAACGAATCGACACTCAAACATTCTGACTAATCCCTCctacacagagaaaaagttaaacaaagTTAGTTTTAACTTGCTATTCAAACTTTAACCTCTGAGCTAGTCACTCTAAATTTGAAAGCACATTAAATGGTGCCTAAATGGTACTTCGTTTGTTAGTCACCATTTAAAATGTACACACTATCATACTCAATACATTTCTAAGCCAGTTTTTTGAGAAAAAGTCTTCTGCATTGTCAAAGAATAAGTTCTCTAGGCTAATATTGGTCATATTCTCTGGTTTAAGCCCTAAAAACGCGGAATACGTACTCTAAGCTGGCTGTCCCTGTAACTTCTTCGCCGTTCAATCTGCCATTCAATTACGAGTTGTCCTGCAAGTAAacagaaatggaaatttgtaTCAGTCAACGCCTTGTGGATGTGCAGCGATTTCCGCTGGCAGCGCAACTAATTTGGGTCTGCCCAcaaaatggccataaaaactgAGAATCCCCCGGTCGGGCATAGCTGTTTGCATGTAGGCCAACACCAGCCATAAACCTCCATTTGGACTGCTTTTTTCCACCGCCATTGCATGCCAACGCTCAGTTCGCAGTTTGCTATtcgcagtttgcagtttgcagttcaCAGTTCTCCTGCTCCAGTTGTCACTGCCGGCAGCTGTTCCTAaggaaaaagttaaattacAGGGCTCAAGCTCGCAACTCGGAGTGGATTCTCAGTGGGGCGGAGTGACAGCTGTTAACTGGGCATGAAGCATGTGACACCGGGCGCAAAACAACCCCACGAGGTACTCGTAACTTCAACTGGTTGGAAAGCAAAGGTGACATGACATGCACTTTTCAGTTTGACCAACAAATAACGCAGTGCAGCAAGGGGCATAGTGTCGAAATCATAccgaaataaaagcaaaagttcaCTGAGCAGACATGAAAGGTACTGGAAGGGAACTAGAGACCTGAAATTACTTATTGACACGTCGAAAAGTGTGATGTAACTAGAAGTTAAAGGACATTCAAACTCATACGGTTGCATACTATTGAGCACCTATGAAAGTGGTTTTAAGCACTAGTGTTAAAGTATAGCTTGCCATATGATCTTTCGGCTTCCCGCTGacacccaaaataaaaaacaagcccCATTCCACGCAAATACTTTAAGTTTAATCCGCTTTAAGACCACTACAACGAAGGATGACCAGCAAAATATGTTGCGGTCATGTTTTGGCTTTATGTTTTTTCTTGCTATCTCCCTGAAAACCCATGATCCGAATGGATGCTTGGGGTCGAGCGATAGAACCCCTCAGCTCACATGTGAATGTTTacgaatatacatatgtatctgcatgtatgtttgtatgtcGGGCTTAGGCCAACAGAAGCGACCGACCCCACAGTTAAAGCCGATTCCAGAGCACCTTGACGACGAAACCAcaaacatttatattaaagCAGCAAAGCCAGGTGGTAAAACAGGGGGCGGAGACTGGcggctgggggcgtggcagccacaCTAATGTGGTGTGGGCCACACTAGTAGCACAAActttaatcataataataacaagcaACTTTTGCGTTACATCCGTGCCACGAACACAGATGAAGTTGGCCAAAGTTGCCCTGTTGTTGGCGGACTGAATGGGTATTTATGTTGCACACTGACAGCACAGGCGGCAGATAGATGAGGTCCTCCTGGCTGGGGAGAACCCAAAGGGGTCTATGGAATATACTGCTAACATGCATTTTAAACTGTCTGTGTTCAAATTTCACTGCTTTTTCGTATGAAAAACTATTGCTGCCCGTTTTTATGGGTTTGTTGCTGGATTATGCCGACAGAGAGGTAATTAAAATGTACGTGTATTTCTTCTTGTGTACttattaaagttattatttaaggCTTTTCGGATTATATCATgtactatttttaaatatctaaACATTGCATTACATTTCAATAAATCTCGCAGTTAGCCCTTGAAATTGTGTACATTACTTTTGGTACTCGTTCCTATATTTTTCCCAAATTATGAGCAACCCATCGGCCTTTTACGTGCACTTGGAGGATCCTGTGCAGAGTGATCCCCCCAGTGGACTGCACCGCAAGTACCGCCCATTTCCGACACGTCCCCAGGAGGAGCGTctggaggaggcggaggagcgcCGCAATCGGCTGGGTGAGCAAAAGGTGGAGCagctgtccgtccgtctggcGCGAGTGGCGCTGATCACGGATCGCCACCATCGCCAGACCACGCAAGGTTGGCTGGACTCCCAAGATCGCATTACTCGCGACATGGACGAACATGTGCGCAAGCGGACGGCAGAGATCTCGAAACGTTTGAGAAACCTCAGCGATCACAATCACATGGTTCAGGTGCGCAAGGACGAGGCCAAGCAGGAGAAGCTACTCCGGAAACTGACCCATCTCTACGAGGCGCAGAACGCCAGCACTATTTCGCGATTTTGGGGCAAAATTCACAAGTAGGTTATAAATCacagtaaataaaattagcaGTCGATTCAGAAGCAATAATTAAGCTTGCggcttttaaatatattgcacGGATAAGTTGGGCACTCTTTTCTGCTACAGACATTTTCCTTTGTGTATGGAAGACACCATTTTCCGCTTAGAAAGTTTGCCTGTCGCAGCGCTTGTCAAACTTCCACTTTTCGACCAAGTCTGCCATCGACATAGTTGCAGAAAATCGCTTGTCAACTTTCCAACATGCCCATGCTGCGTTTTTATAGTTAACTTTTAGGGCTTTAAGTTTGTCCAGGTTGTCCggcaatttgcattggaaTGAAAGCAGAAAGTTGAGTACGTAAAATTAGTTACAATTTGTGTCGAAGCAGAACAAATTAGCCGCCGCCCGGGGGACTCGTCAAGTAGAAAGTGGGTGGCGATTTGAAAGGATTTCGTAGAGTTTTCTGCCTTCTCGCTCGTTCTTCGTCCTGAAAGCCAAATCCCGATTATGTGCACTCAACTGCAAGTCAACAGGAGcgtgtgtacatacatatatttgtttggCTACACACACATCTCAAATCACGAGTCAAAGGAGCGTGTTGCTGGTGGCCAACTAAGTGCTTTCCCTTTGTCCAGAAGCATCTTGCTCCCAGTTagcagctcccagctcccagctcccagcttcCAGCATCAAACTTGAAGTTCAGGCTGAGCACTTGACCTGTTTTCGCCCAACTTATTTGATTTGTGGCCTGCTGGTGACGCTCCTTATGCAGTTGCCTTCGCATTCAATTAAGCTCTTGGGCTTTCAAtgtgtgtctctgtgtgtttTGGGGGCAGACGATTGCCCTGAGAAGCATGCTTcataaattggtttttattggggtcccatgtgtgtgcgtctgtggCTTTCGTTCTAAAAATGAGAggtaaaatatttgaaatttattgcagTTGCCTTTGATTCAATACacacaattattaatttatcatTCCATGAGCCGGAGCTCAGGCTCTAAATAAATCAGAGGCTTGAGATGGAAAAGATTCAAATGAATTGGCCGAACAAATGGCCAATAAGTTTTGGCATATCGATTGAGAGTCGGCCTAcaaaatgcatgcaaattaatgcAGTATTTGTGCTGAGCAAAACCATTCGAAGCGACTTGATTGCACAAACCACAGACCAACGAGCACGCCCCAAAGTGCCATAATGTCGATGGCCGCCCTAGGGCGCCACAACTCGGTGACAATTGACATTGGCAGTGACAGTGACTGTGACAGTGGCGACCGGGagaaattcaatgaaaattaataagttGAATTAACAGATTCACGCCGCGGGCAGCCATCGAAATCCAATCCGCCGCACACGCCAAGTGGGAATTTAATGGCTCAGTGCCCTCAATGCCAAATGAGTGAGTGACTGGTCATCCTGTCCTTCCTGACATCCATCATTAAGGTCCTGCCCATCTCAACTCGACTGGCTGAGCTGGCTCAGCAGGCTGAGCCTGGATGCCGTCTGCTAGCCAGCATTCAATTCGATTACCTGCAAGCGAACACTTTATTTCCGAAAGGCTAACTTCATTGACTGTACATATCCTGCTGTGTGACTCATAACGTGATGACTAACCCAGCCATCCACTTGGGGGGAATGTCAGAGAGCGAAATTGCATTGACCTCCTTGAAAAAcccttcaaatatttatttaaacacgcaattaaattaaaaatgaacatAGAAAGTTACTTAAAGAGGTGTCTAAACGTATGCAGTTAAATAAGAATGCTGAGTAATTGCATCCACATATACTTGTAAACTTTAGACTCCAAAGTTGGAattttttccaatatttttcCCTCTTTGGGTTAGAAAGTTTTCAGTGCGCTGACCGTTTTACACTTGCTTTTAGCCCTAATTTCCTGTATGACTCGATGGTTTCGCCCCCCTTTCTCAGCCAGAAAACTTCAATGGAGCGAGAATGGAATGTGTGGGAGCTGCACAAATTACAATTTGAGCCAGGGCTCCTCCTCGAAAATGTGGAGCCACATAAACCATCTCCGCCCCTGTTGTTTGCCAAGCGATTTCTCTGCAATCTACATCGCCAGCAGaatgctgctcctccttcggCCGCAAAACTGACAGCAATCAGCTTTGCTGTGGATAAAGTTTTATGCCGAGAAACTCATTTAGTTTGCAATTAATTAGTGGCAGCCGGCAGAGCAGAGTTgaatttgtgtttttaatttgactAAATAGATGCACCACTACCGAACGCTGGAGAGCTTGCACAACACGGCGGATGGGGGCGTGCCGAAGTAGCATAGTTCTGACTGAGTTTTTCGCTAGGCGTGAAATGTAAATGCTTGACCCAATTGGCAGGGGGCGTCTGAAGGGAAACACGACGAAAAACAACCAACCGCCGAcaacaaaatcatttaaaatgttttccaacCGGGGAAACGGCGAGCGCTAAAACTTTTTCTACGGCGCTTTCGGCGAAGACAACTTGAACACAATTTGATAACCTACATTTGGGGGTCTTGGtaacattaaaaatttacacaTGACGGAGTGGACGGGGCGGTGGGGGGTTTTGGCCTTACTCGCAGTGCAAAAGTGGAACGGAGTGTTTCCTCAGCGTCCTTGAgctcttgttttttatttggtattAAGAGCATGTCAAGTGAGTCTGGCGAACACAGAGGCTGAGGCAGCATGGCTAAGTGAGTTTTCGTTGTTGCTCCTTGTCACAGGAAacggatgtgtgtgtgtgtgtttgtgtgtgtgtgcgtggttTGGCTTGAAGAGAGAGGGGAAATGGTGACGGGGGTGGGAGTAGACGGTCCCCGGAGGTGGGTAGCAAAAGTCTTTAAGTCTTTCGGCTTAATAGCTTTCAGTTTGCGACTTTCCTGGTCACAACCCGACCCGATTCTGGTCGCTTACCCCTTCCTTTGTCCCAAATCCCCATCACCATTTCAACCCCCTTCCGGGGCGCCGTGAGTTATTGTCGTGCGATTTATTACGCGACGCACTGTTGGTAGCCTTTGGTGGGGgcccacatggcgtatgcgtaacgtATGGTCGTGGTAAGAACTCACGTAATATGCAACATTTACCGCCCGCGGTTCTCCGCCGGTTCCTTTTGATTTATTCAGCCAGGTGGCATACTTTTGACCCATATGGCTTTGATTTCTTGAAAAACTCAAAACCACCACGCACCACCAGCAAGTTAAAGTTAATACTCAAAGTGCAGTCACAGCTCCTTTGATATATGTCAGAAGTTTACGAAATGGTTTCTgcattttctctctgtgcaggTAAATATGACTGTCGTGTCTGGCAACAATTACTGGTGTTGTCATTAGTAGGAACACCACTCGGAAATTAATAAAGATTTGCACAGGCGCAAATCGGTTTAAAAATGCGTGCAAACACTTTGATTATTCATTCACAAAACCCAAGCGGCCCGAAATTCCCAAATGAGATAGTGCGTAATTCGCGACTGACACAGATTTTTCCCTATTCGCCTGTTCGCTGGTTTTCCTTTATATTTGCgcacagaaacaacaacaaacagaatgACACACAAGTTCCAAAAAATTTCCCTGCTCCACGCACACTCACTCGCACAAATATTGACCGAATTTCACTGGCGGTGGTTTTCCCCCCCGAAAATTCGATTGTTTTCCGCactgtttttcttgttttcggCGATGCtgtgtctgtctgtttgttttcgaaaaatttACCTCGGATTCTGACTGGAAAAACAAGAAGGCCACATACCACGTGGCCAACAGTTGAAGTCAATGTtggttcttttattttccttttttttttatttggttttctggCTTTCTAATTTGTTAGACACGCTTTGGTTGAAAGTTTTTTCGGCTGTGCtcttgttgattttattgaagcacacacgcacacaagcacacactcTCCGCGTAGAGAGCAGGACAGAAAGAGAGAACGAGAGCGAGACCGAAGGATATGTGGGGAATAATTCAATTCTGGCGCTTGGAACGTCTCACTTGGCGAATCTCTCGAATGGCACTGAGCTCGAGTCCTTGGCATTTGGCTCGAGTGCCGTTTTGGCGGCGTCCCTGTGACGTCACGAAAGCTTAGGCACAGCGAGATGGGAAAAAGGATACGAGAGCGCTCCTGCGCATTCGCGAAAGCTCGCAATGGCTGGAGAAATACCCACCAGGGATCTCTCGAAAACCCGACCTAGCCTTGCCTTGGACAAGtgtttgtttacgttttccATCCGAACGTCCCGCAAGAATCCTTTCGAATCCTTGTTGCTCCTCCGCTCCCAAAACGAAGGTCAAGCTCTGGCTGTGAATCGCAAAATATCTCAAGACCAAAAATGTCAGTGGTTGGTTGCAACTGTTTGCGACAGGATGGGGGGAGTTACTAtttcaaaatatgaaaagccccaaaacaataaatgaggTTGGAGTGGGTAAATGTGGGGATGTTGCGCACTTTGAGGTTGCCAACGACAACTGCAGTCTGCATGCTTTCCTCCTAATTGTAAAACAATCTGACTGAACACTATCATTTGCGGCAAAAATTGACAAAGGAATCGAAAGTATGTGAGTATTGCACTCAAAGCTGAAAATGTATAATATGATGCCGACAGCAAATGCTCAAATTATTGTGAAAAGATTTAATGTACAcgtgcaaaatatttcagtcAAAGAAATCGCATCGCCTCATCTATGAAAATTGATATTATTGTTCTCTCAATGTGATTGTAACGAAAAtggtattttcatttaaagtcTAAATGGTTTAATTGAGTTTGAAAGGGCTTAACAATTCTGACAGCTGTGATAAAAATGGCTTTCTGATTCagatttgcatttacatttagCTGGAAACTTTGATTCATAACTGAGTTTCATATGTAAGAGTTATTTTTTGCCTCTACTGCAATCCTTTCAATTACTACCTTTCGATTGGCCCGATAAACAAACCTATTTTCCCGCATCACAACTATGCAATTCAAAGCGGATTCGATTGCCATATCAACATGTATGGGTGAAGTAATCCGAGTGAGAGCCATTGCAGTACATTATCCTGTGCTCACAGGACTTGAACCGGCTAAATCCCCTTACCGCTCCGTACCAGAGAGTGTAGTGTCATTCATAAGCACAAGTGGCAGACGTGACTAGCCGCAGCCACGTAGAGGGCTTTGCACCTGACTGAATCGGTCCGATATATTCTATATGCTCCTGCCATACCCATCCCACCCTTCGAACCCTTCGCACCAGCAAACTCATGGACACGGGCACTGTTTGTCTTTATTTTGACTGACAATCATTGTGGTTGCCATCTGTCTGCCTGCGGAAATGTGAAGTGCAGCCATAAGATAACCGCCATCATCTGATGctaataaaatgttatcaaaTGAATGTCAAGCGGCTGCTGGGCCCATCCTGATGCCTTTTTTGTGGCTCTCCTGGCAGACGCCGCCATCGGTGCCAGGATATGTGTATCTGATATCCCGAACAATGGCGGCAGAACAAACGCACACACGGAGGCGCATCGATTACGGTGCTAGTTCATTCAACCCGGCTCCTCCATCGGAAAAGGCCTAGGATATATGACAGAACTCCGACTCCCACGACAAAGCCAAGACAGAAGACTTCCCGCCGAGAAGAGGCGGCGGGAGCACCACTATCTGCCACAGGTGACGCGTGAAAAATTCCACAAGCCATGGAAGCCGAAGGAAGCGCCTCTGCCATGCAATTCTTCCCTTTGTCGTAACTCAACTGCCATTGACAGCCAAGTGTCCCACTGACAGTCGTCGCCCCCAGCAACCAACCCGTTTCCCTCCATCTACCcgctttcccatttccccctGCCCACTTTTCCAACCTGCCGCCTGCAGAGCTGCGGAAAATCAACTACGACGACCTCAACCTTAAGAATTGAGCGATTTCAATGCAGTGAGAGAAGAATCTAAGATTGCATTAGGAGCAACTAACGAATAATCTCTACTAGCTTCGAAATAATATGATATCAAGATCGAAGTGTGGGATCTCAACATATCATAGCAGATTCCATACATTTTGAATGCATCTAAACGTTGGAGTAAAGATAGTGCTCCATACTTCAAGACACCCTTACTTTTTTTAAGGTGTATTACAAGTCCCGGCCATCGTTTTGTCAAGCCAACCAATTGTGGGGACGGCATAGCCATTGTCGCTGCCTGACATCCACTCCATCCCCACCTAAAAGGGGGGAGGACATGAGGCGGGGAGCTGCGAAAGAAATGGAGTTGCGGTGCCGCGTAGAATGGGGATGTTTATCAATGCCTTGCGCTTATCGCCGACAGCCGCCGCAGTCAGACAAGTGGAAAACTATACATGCCCAGAAAGCAGAGAAAAAATGGGAGTAGAAAATACATAAAACAGCCGGATGCGTTGGCTTGACAACTTATTTCAACATCTTGTTGTAACTGTTCGTTGTGCGCTTCCTATTTTCATTTATCGCAATAAACTTTTCCGCAGATGGCACTGCAAAAAGTTAGCAGATGGAAAGTGGAGGCTGTGGGTGGGAGCCGTCGCCAAAGTTTTCCCAATACTTTTTGAAGCCTTTGTTGCTGCCCGACCATTGTGTGCATATGAGCAAATATCTcatggcaaaatatttgcgtgTACTTCTTATACAATTCTTGTTATTGAATTCGATCGGAGTTCAAGGATGGCCAGATGCGAAtatgccaaattgaaaatgcattgaATTTTAAGCCGATTGGGGTCCAAAGAAACCACTCAACCTAAATCAGCTTACAGATGCATTGATTACCTCAATTAAGATCCCAGCCAGGGGACAGTAATGAATCGAATTAGTATGTAAATGTCCAGAGATAGAGAGTGGATGGTCAGGGCAGCAGTTTCGCAATTTCGCTAGGAGTGAGCTTTACACTACTTCCTtcttttatacccgttactcgttgAGTAAAAGGGTATGATCGATTCGTTGAAAATCATGACATTGCAAAAATCTGACTATTAAGTCCAAGTTAATGGGAACTCAAaggcatttaatttattcctTTTATCCCATCCTCTCCATCTTATTAACGGGTATCCAATAGTCGCGACACTCGACCATAGCGCTCTAtcttgctctctctctttccgtTTCCGGATGTTGCTAAACGGTTTATCGCACTTCCCAGTGCAATCGGATGAGAAGGAGTCTGGAGCGGAAACGGCGATATATTATTAATGTCTATTATAAGGCAGGCGAAGCcaatgcggcgtatgcgcattttttatatttttttatttcgttttattcCTTCGTTTTTATTACGGTCCTGCCCCAAGGCAACGACACATTTCTGCCAAATGTTTCTCAATTTATCCTTTTGGCCCTCCCATCACGATTCCCTTTCCCCCATTTTGGCCCCCGCTTTTTGGGGCTTCCCCATGTTGTCCGGGTTTTATGGCAAGTTGCGAGTGCCGCGTCCTCAGCATCGcttaataagtttttattgcccCAACTCATGCCAAGTGGGTGGCAGACGGACGTGTTCCAGCGGCGGTCGACCAGATAATCAGCGccagtttcaatttcaatttcagatGGCcacctggccacgcccaccaattAACGCTGGCGAATTTGCCAAATACTCAAAGGACCCTCGGGTTTTTGTTCACATTGTCCTTGAATTGCGTGCAGCAGTTGCATGAAATAGCTTACTGGTAAATCGCTTTCCGTATTCATTAATATAATTTGACAtggtatttaaaatttcacaCATGCTTGTAGAGAAACGGTGTAAGAgttctttaataaaatatcatGTTGATGCTTTCTGTAACATCACCATTTTATTATGGTTATTTCTTCGATAGTTGTGCATCAGATAAAACATTATaagtttgatattttattttgatattcaTGACAATTGGAGTTTCAATTTTGTGTTTATGGGCACTACCCAACATGGTCTCAAATCAACTGGAATATCGCAAGCAGGCCACCATCTTTTTCAGTTCCCTTCTTTTTTATTCATGCCAGAATATTTCGCTCATATTcgtatttttatggcaaagGGACGTGCTCCCTTGAACAGTTTATGTATGAGTTGGCACGGCCATCGATAAATCTTCTTCGgaagtaaaaaataataaaaaacgaaaacaagttAAGCTACTTTTGTCATACTAGTCGAGGCAGGGCCAAATAACTTCAAGAGGAAAAACGGAGTTGGAAAAACACGCTTCGCCGGAGAGAACAAAACGCAGAGAGATCAAGATGGAAAAACTAGTTGTGTGTTGGAGCCATTCCATGATGTTGGTTTTATACTTCGGAGAAATTTCTCATTTAATTGGAGTCTCTTGTTGCGAACATAATCGCCTAAAGTACACTTTCGCAGGGCTTAAAATAGAAAAGGCCACAAGATTGATTTGACGTTTACCAAATATAAAGGATAAATGATAATATCCCAGCTTATTTGCTCAATTATTTAAGgcttcatatatattttttaaataattgttgcAAGTACACTTATCCAATTCACCTGTACTATAGATgaagtagtttttttttatttagccaactattttaattgaatcaaGGTGTTGGTGTCCGTCTGATGCCCTTTATTTTAGCTGTTCCCTGAGAAATTTAAAGCCACTTTAAGCTCCCCTCTCCAGTAAGTAGTACAAGCTAATCCGCAGCTTCCTTGTCGTCGTTTAATCTTTATGAATACTTTGCCCTGCGGAACGTAACAATGTAAACTCTCCGCCGCCGTAAACCACGAAAAAACGGGAGTACGTTGCGAAACCCACTGGGAAAGATTTCCGATGGCTTTGTCTCTGGCAAATTGCAGCCGTAAAAGCGAGTCCGGTAAGCGGTGGCTTAGCATCATCCGGAGGATCCGCAGGAGCAGCGACCTGCAGCCATATGCACTTAAGATGTC
This window contains:
- the LOC6735691 gene encoding uncharacterized protein LOC6735691; amino-acid sequence: MSNPSAFYVHLEDPVQSDPPSGLHRKYRPFPTRPQEERLEEAEERRNRLGEQKVEQLSVRLARVALITDRHHRQTTQGWLDSQDRITRDMDEHVRKRTAEISKRLRNLSDHNHMVQVRKDEAKQEKLLRKLTHLYEAQNASTISRFWGKIHK